In the genome of Criblamydia sequanensis CRIB-18, one region contains:
- a CDS encoding YbhB/YbcL family Raf kinase inhibitor-like protein — translation MRITSRSYENGAPIPKKYTCEGENVSPSIEIFDVPMGCKSFALIMEDPDAPSGVFDHWIVWNIHPTTTEITEGEKLIHQGKNGFGSFGYKGPCPPHGKAHRYYITLFALDTVLQLKNGGSKEELLKEMENHIIERAELMGTYQR, via the coding sequence ATGAGGATTACAAGCCGCTCTTACGAAAATGGTGCCCCTATTCCTAAAAAGTATACTTGCGAAGGCGAGAATGTCTCTCCCTCTATTGAAATTTTCGATGTTCCCATGGGATGCAAAAGCTTTGCTCTAATTATGGAAGACCCGGATGCCCCATCCGGTGTTTTTGATCATTGGATTGTTTGGAATATCCATCCCACAACGACTGAAATTACTGAAGGCGAAAAATTGATTCATCAAGGGAAAAACGGTTTCGGCAGTTTTGGGTATAAAGGCCCTTGTCCTCCGCATGGAAAAGCTCACCGCTACTATATCACTCTTTTTGCGCTTGATACCGTGCTCCAGCTCAAAAATGGCGGCTCAAAAGAAGAGTTATTGAAGGAAATGGAAAATCATATCATAGAGCGCGCCGAGCTTATGGGCACCTACCAAAGATAA
- a CDS encoding class I SAM-dependent rRNA methyltransferase, translated as MNRVILKKGKERAVKFRHPWIFSGAIKEISPCEDGVGLPVYSESGELLGHGYVNRKSDITVRMLSFDDTPCERAIEENLKEALELREELFKGKETTAYRVINSEGDGIPGLIIDRFNEVVVLQIGTLGIRKLKKTIIDLIIKHMRPKAIVEKSNLPSLKKEGLKSEEGLLYGEWDEELVIKENGLSFKVDIQKGQKTGFFLDHREMRNKISELSKGKTVLNAFCYSGAFSVYSLKGGALKVDSVDISKEAILLARENVALNGFSNNENEFIADDVFTFLREKPLDYDIVILDPPAFAKLRKDVDAACRGYKDINRLAFSKAKKGSILLTCSCSYHVNADLFQQVIFQAALEAKRKVRIIGRHELAKDHPISIYHPEGDYLKSLLLYVS; from the coding sequence GTGAATAGAGTTATCCTTAAAAAAGGCAAAGAGCGCGCTGTTAAATTTAGACATCCCTGGATTTTCTCCGGAGCCATCAAAGAAATAAGCCCTTGTGAAGATGGAGTAGGTTTACCTGTTTACTCTGAAAGCGGAGAGCTTTTAGGGCATGGCTATGTCAATCGGAAGAGCGATATTACAGTCCGCATGCTCTCCTTTGATGACACCCCATGCGAGCGCGCGATCGAAGAGAATCTTAAAGAGGCTTTAGAACTTAGAGAAGAGCTTTTTAAAGGAAAAGAGACAACCGCTTATAGAGTCATCAATAGCGAAGGAGATGGAATCCCCGGCCTTATTATTGATCGATTTAATGAGGTCGTTGTCCTGCAGATTGGGACGCTTGGCATACGCAAGCTAAAAAAGACAATTATTGATTTAATTATCAAACATATGAGGCCGAAGGCTATTGTCGAGAAGTCGAATCTTCCTTCATTAAAAAAAGAAGGTTTAAAAAGCGAAGAGGGACTTCTTTATGGCGAATGGGATGAAGAACTCGTTATCAAAGAAAATGGTCTTTCATTCAAAGTAGACATCCAAAAAGGGCAAAAAACGGGGTTCTTTTTAGACCACCGTGAAATGAGAAATAAGATATCGGAGCTTTCTAAGGGCAAAACGGTTTTAAACGCTTTTTGTTATTCAGGCGCATTTTCTGTCTATTCCTTAAAAGGGGGCGCTCTTAAAGTCGATTCGGTGGATATATCAAAAGAAGCCATTTTACTTGCGAGGGAAAATGTGGCTTTAAATGGCTTTAGCAATAATGAAAATGAGTTTATTGCTGATGATGTATTTACTTTCTTACGTGAAAAACCCTTGGATTATGACATTGTTATTCTAGATCCTCCGGCTTTTGCAAAACTAAGAAAAGATGTGGATGCGGCCTGCAGAGGGTATAAGGATATTAACCGCTTGGCTTTTTCTAAAGCTAAGAAGGGTTCTATTTTATTGACTTGCAGCTGCTCTTATCATGTGAATGCTGATCTTTTCCAGCAAGTGATCTTTCAAGCAGCCCTTGAAGCCAAAAGAAAGGTTCGTATTATTGGCCGCCA
- the hutI gene encoding imidazolonepropionase — protein sequence MKETAQSLIGPFKEVVTMEGLPLEGPLKDQSVPIVKEGGILLENGIILEVGPFEDLKKKVNGSISHLPFPAIAVPGFIDCHTHLCFAGSRVSDYAKRVSSMSYLEIAKAGGGILDTVKKTRAASKEELIVSLNKRLEEVISQGITSLEIKSGYGLTLNDEIKQLEAIKEASLKSPLTIISTCLAAHICPPEFSSSKAYLDFLMKKVLPLVKEKNLAKRVDIFVENGAFEVEESIFYLNFAKTLGFEVVVHADQFHPGGSNVAKITKAISADHLEASSEKDLLELKEAGVIPVALPGASIGLGMAFTKGRKILDLGMPLVIASDWNPGSAPMGNLLAEAAIFGAFEKLTISETLAAITSRASHALSLKDCGILKTGYKADFTIFETSDYRDIFYYQGSLKPSATYIKGTQVFSKDKF from the coding sequence TTGAAAGAAACCGCTCAATCCTTAATTGGACCTTTTAAAGAAGTCGTTACGATGGAGGGTCTTCCTTTGGAAGGCCCTTTAAAGGATCAAAGTGTGCCGATTGTCAAAGAAGGCGGTATCCTTCTTGAAAATGGGATTATTCTAGAAGTTGGTCCTTTTGAAGATCTAAAAAAAAAGGTTAATGGCTCCATCTCGCATCTTCCTTTTCCGGCCATTGCCGTTCCGGGATTTATAGATTGCCATACGCATCTTTGCTTTGCGGGATCAAGGGTTTCTGATTATGCAAAACGAGTCTCTTCGATGAGCTATCTAGAAATCGCAAAAGCAGGGGGCGGGATATTAGACACAGTTAAAAAGACAAGAGCTGCCTCAAAAGAAGAGCTTATCGTTTCCTTAAATAAGCGATTGGAAGAGGTGATCTCACAAGGAATAACTTCATTGGAAATAAAAAGCGGTTATGGGCTTACGCTTAACGATGAGATTAAACAGCTCGAAGCCATTAAAGAAGCTAGTCTAAAAAGCCCCTTAACTATCATCTCCACTTGTCTTGCAGCCCATATCTGCCCACCCGAATTTTCATCTAGCAAAGCCTATCTTGATTTTCTAATGAAAAAAGTTCTTCCTTTAGTGAAAGAAAAAAACTTAGCGAAACGCGTTGATATTTTTGTCGAAAATGGAGCCTTTGAAGTTGAAGAAAGCATTTTCTATTTAAATTTCGCAAAGACCTTAGGGTTTGAAGTTGTGGTTCATGCCGATCAATTTCATCCGGGCGGCTCGAACGTTGCAAAAATAACCAAAGCCATCAGCGCCGATCATTTAGAAGCCTCAAGCGAAAAAGATTTATTGGAATTAAAAGAGGCGGGTGTCATCCCGGTTGCTCTTCCCGGCGCTTCAATTGGCCTTGGAATGGCGTTTACAAAAGGAAGAAAAATTTTAGATCTTGGCATGCCTCTTGTGATCGCCTCTGATTGGAATCCAGGCTCTGCCCCGATGGGAAACCTGCTTGCGGAAGCGGCGATCTTTGGCGCTTTTGAAAAATTAACCATCTCTGAAACGCTAGCTGCCATAACATCAAGAGCCTCTCACGCTCTTTCTTTAAAAGATTGCGGCATTCTTAAAACCGGATACAAGGCTGATTTTACCATTTTTGAAACAAGCGATTATCGAGATATTTTCTATTACCAGGGAAGCTTAAAACCTTCTGCTACCTATATAAAAGGCACTCAAGTCTTTTCCAAAGATAAATTTTGA
- the hutU gene encoding urocanate hydratase yields the protein MDIDAFFKTYANHPCYKAPRGATLHAKSWLTEAPLRMLLNNLDEEVAENPSELIVYGGNGQAARSRKDLENIIKALLVLEDDETLLIQSGRPVGILPTHPLAPKVLLANSNLVPAWATWDNFFKLKDKGLIMYGQMTAGSWIYIGTQGIVQGTYETFAELAKQKFGGSLRGKLVVTAGLGGMGGAQPLAVTLNKGVCLAADVDKSRIEKRLKTRYLDVFAKNYEEAIALALDHKKSEKPLSIGIEMNAVDLLEKLLKDHIIPDAATDQTSAHDPINGYIPQGLDLNEAKRLRESDPKKYREASLKSMALHVKALLKMQKMGTVVFDYGNNIRNFAFEGGEKEAFNIPGFVPEYIRPLFCEGKGPFRWVALSGDPEDIAVTDEALLELFKEDEHLTEWLKNAKEKIAFQGLPARICWLGMGDRKKAGLLFNQLVREGKVKAPIVIGRDHLDAGSVASPYRETENMKDGSDAISDWPLLNALTNTASGATWVSFHHGGGVGMGFSQHAGMVIVADGSETQEKALARVLNNDPALGVIRHYEAGYDEAKAAMEKHPIDLQKRIKKGIS from the coding sequence ATGGATATCGACGCTTTTTTTAAAACGTATGCGAACCACCCCTGCTACAAAGCGCCAAGAGGAGCTACGCTTCATGCAAAAAGCTGGCTGACAGAAGCTCCCCTTCGTATGCTTTTAAATAATTTAGATGAAGAAGTGGCAGAAAACCCGTCCGAGCTTATTGTCTATGGCGGGAATGGACAAGCCGCAAGAAGCCGAAAAGACCTTGAAAACATCATCAAAGCTCTTCTTGTTTTAGAAGACGATGAAACCCTTCTCATACAATCCGGGAGGCCGGTCGGAATTTTGCCAACCCATCCCTTAGCGCCAAAAGTGCTTCTTGCAAATAGCAACCTCGTCCCCGCATGGGCAACCTGGGATAACTTTTTTAAGCTTAAGGATAAAGGGCTCATCATGTATGGGCAAATGACAGCCGGCAGCTGGATTTATATCGGCACGCAAGGGATTGTCCAGGGAACCTATGAAACCTTTGCCGAGCTTGCAAAACAAAAATTTGGCGGCTCTTTAAGAGGAAAGCTTGTTGTCACAGCTGGCCTTGGAGGAATGGGTGGAGCGCAGCCACTTGCTGTCACTTTAAATAAAGGGGTCTGTCTTGCCGCCGATGTCGATAAAAGCAGAATTGAAAAAAGGCTAAAAACAAGATACTTAGACGTTTTTGCCAAAAATTATGAAGAAGCGATCGCTTTGGCCTTAGACCATAAAAAGTCTGAAAAGCCTCTTTCCATCGGTATTGAAATGAACGCTGTTGATCTATTGGAAAAACTGTTGAAAGACCATATAATTCCGGATGCAGCCACCGATCAAACCTCGGCTCATGATCCTATCAATGGGTATATACCCCAGGGCCTAGATTTAAATGAAGCCAAGCGATTAAGAGAAAGCGATCCTAAAAAATATCGAGAAGCTTCTTTAAAAAGTATGGCTTTACATGTAAAAGCGCTTCTAAAAATGCAAAAAATGGGGACCGTTGTTTTTGATTATGGCAACAACATCAGAAACTTTGCCTTTGAGGGCGGGGAAAAAGAAGCTTTCAATATTCCGGGATTTGTTCCTGAATACATAAGACCTCTTTTCTGTGAAGGGAAGGGTCCTTTTAGATGGGTGGCATTATCGGGCGATCCTGAGGATATTGCGGTAACAGACGAGGCCCTTTTAGAATTATTTAAAGAGGATGAGCACTTAACCGAATGGTTAAAGAACGCGAAAGAAAAAATAGCGTTTCAAGGGCTGCCTGCAAGAATTTGCTGGCTTGGGATGGGTGATCGAAAAAAAGCAGGTTTACTTTTTAATCAACTTGTCCGTGAAGGAAAGGTAAAAGCCCCGATTGTGATTGGAAGGGATCATCTAGACGCAGGCTCTGTCGCCTCTCCTTATCGAGAAACAGAAAATATGAAAGACGGTTCAGATGCCATATCCGACTGGCCTCTTTTAAATGCTTTAACTAATACAGCAAGCGGCGCCACCTGGGTCTCTTTTCATCATGGCGGAGGGGTTGGAATGGGCTTTTCCCAACATGCTGGGATGGTAATTGTAGCAGACGGGTCGGAAACACAAGAAAAAGCGCTTGCTAGAGTTTTAAATAATGATCCCGCCCTAGGCGTTATTAGACACTATGAAGCAGGTTACGATGAAGCCAAAGCGGCCATGGAAAAGCATCCCATAGACTTGCAAAAACGAATCAAAAAAGGAATTTCTTAA
- the hutG gene encoding formimidoylglutamase has translation MTSVKGNEWLSRYSPPALTLWVGRRDNPPGDRVYENITLMDLRQKNAAKSQNFGLLGLRSDEGVKRNLGRAGAFDGPSAFRKSFANLALPLNLQNKLVDFGDISAIDNDLEMTQEAFGFALEKIIRSGFTPFAIGGGHELSWAFYQGLIKAYPNEAITIINFDAHFDLRHLNHLEKGTSGTSFRQIALNLKKRDLPFRYLCLGIQSFSNTHFLFEQAKEFQADYVKSDDFFLKGYEAGLPLIEKYLEFSSKIYVTICLDVFQAAIAPGVSAPQVLGIHPWHIIPLLRKLAESKKLVGFDIAELNPAFDQEDRTAKLAALLSLEMLNALSPKEKE, from the coding sequence GTGACTAGTGTGAAAGGAAATGAATGGTTAAGCCGGTATTCTCCTCCTGCTCTCACTCTATGGGTTGGACGTAGAGATAACCCTCCGGGGGATAGAGTCTATGAAAATATAACTCTCATGGATCTAAGACAAAAAAATGCCGCTAAGTCTCAGAACTTTGGACTTCTTGGCCTTAGATCTGATGAAGGGGTTAAACGAAATTTAGGAAGAGCCGGCGCCTTCGATGGACCGTCTGCCTTTCGAAAAAGCTTTGCCAATCTTGCCCTTCCCCTCAATTTACAAAATAAATTGGTGGATTTTGGGGATATTTCGGCTATTGACAATGACTTAGAAATGACTCAAGAAGCTTTCGGGTTTGCCTTGGAAAAAATTATCCGTAGCGGCTTTACACCTTTTGCCATTGGCGGAGGCCATGAATTAAGCTGGGCTTTCTATCAAGGTTTGATCAAAGCTTATCCGAACGAGGCAATCACCATCATCAATTTTGATGCGCACTTCGACTTAAGACATTTAAATCATTTAGAGAAAGGAACTTCCGGAACTTCATTTAGACAAATTGCTTTAAACTTAAAGAAAAGAGACCTTCCCTTCCGTTACCTCTGTCTTGGCATTCAGTCGTTTAGCAATACTCATTTTCTTTTTGAACAAGCTAAAGAGTTTCAAGCGGACTATGTAAAAAGCGATGATTTTTTCCTTAAAGGCTATGAAGCAGGTCTTCCTTTAATTGAAAAGTATCTCGAATTTTCTTCAAAAATTTATGTCACGATATGTCTTGATGTCTTTCAAGCAGCTATTGCGCCTGGTGTCAGTGCCCCTCAAGTATTAGGCATCCATCCCTGGCATATCATTCCTTTGCTTAGAAAATTGGCGGAGTCTAAAAAACTCGTTGGGTTTGATATCGCCGAATTAAACCCGGCTTTTGATCAAGAGGATCGGACAGCCAAGCTTGCAGCTCTTTTAAGCCTTGAGATGCTAAACGCGCTTTCCCCTAAGGAGAAAGAATGA
- a CDS encoding NUDIX hydrolase, producing the protein MINDPIKDSQCVFQGVKFDVYQTQKKSREGNILKKEFIAHNGAVVILPFLNQNEILLIQNHRFAVNETLFELPAGTLEMGEEPMNAAFRELAEETGYEAKVIEPLNQFFTSPGISNEKMFAFVATDLKETLQNLDEGEEIEVTKMSFSTALDLIKNGRIKDGKTISTLLYYKAFKK; encoded by the coding sequence ATGATAAACGATCCAATAAAAGATTCACAGTGTGTTTTTCAGGGTGTTAAATTTGATGTCTATCAAACCCAAAAAAAATCGAGGGAGGGTAATATTTTAAAAAAAGAATTTATAGCCCACAACGGGGCAGTTGTGATTTTGCCTTTTTTAAATCAAAATGAAATCCTCCTTATCCAAAACCATCGCTTTGCAGTTAATGAGACACTATTTGAATTGCCTGCCGGAACTTTAGAGATGGGAGAAGAGCCAATGAACGCAGCTTTTAGAGAACTTGCCGAAGAAACAGGCTATGAAGCAAAGGTTATAGAGCCGTTAAATCAATTTTTTACCTCTCCCGGGATAAGCAACGAGAAAATGTTCGCTTTTGTGGCGACGGATCTCAAGGAAACTCTTCAAAACTTGGATGAGGGCGAAGAGATCGAAGTGACCAAAATGTCTTTTAGCACGGCCTTAGACCTCATAAAAAATGGGCGAATCAAAGATGGTAAAACGATTTCAACCCTTCTATACTACAAGGCTTTTAAGAAATAA
- the hutH gene encoding histidine ammonia-lyase, with protein MGKENIELGKEPLTLEIAKKLASKTILSINKEALRRVSESRSLVEKKVAENKPVYGINTGFGVNASISIPGKELKKLQVNIIRSHATGFGNPLSAEESRLLLSLRLFTLLNGHTGVSSELCLALKDLYHSEIIPLIPEKGSVGASGDLAPLAHLGLSLIGEGSVFLDGKKIEAKAALKKKGLKPYVLKEKEGLGLINGTQAMLSVGSLALYEALELFFKANKVAALSFEALRGNVDELNPLIHKARKQIGQIESAKDILGQLQGSSLLSKKTKRRFLQDPYSLRCAPQVHGASFDFLNFCKTIVERELNASTDNPLVFSKEGLILSGGNFHGEPLAISFDTAAIAVSEFASISERRLELLLNPHFSGLTPFLAINPGLESGYMGFQYLSASLVNENKVLSSPASVDSIPGNGGIEDHVSMGMTSARKLKQIVYNVKVALVLEAISAAQAITLGKLSHKLGKGTKKTFDLIREEVTPLTGDRIISEDVQKGLIFINKL; from the coding sequence ATGGGAAAAGAAAACATAGAACTTGGCAAAGAACCTCTTACTCTAGAGATTGCAAAAAAATTAGCTTCAAAGACGATTCTATCTATAAATAAAGAAGCTTTAAGAAGGGTGTCTGAAAGCAGATCCTTGGTTGAAAAAAAAGTAGCTGAAAATAAACCCGTTTATGGCATCAATACCGGCTTTGGAGTCAATGCCTCTATTTCCATCCCGGGCAAAGAATTAAAAAAGCTTCAGGTTAATATTATCAGAAGCCATGCTACAGGGTTTGGGAACCCCTTAAGCGCTGAAGAGTCGCGCCTTTTACTCTCCCTTAGGCTTTTTACACTTCTTAATGGCCACACCGGCGTTTCAAGCGAGCTCTGTCTTGCTTTAAAAGATCTCTATCATTCAGAAATTATCCCTCTTATACCTGAAAAAGGATCGGTTGGCGCAAGCGGCGATTTAGCGCCGCTCGCCCATTTAGGTTTAAGCCTTATTGGAGAAGGCTCTGTCTTTCTTGATGGAAAAAAGATAGAAGCAAAAGCGGCTCTTAAAAAAAAGGGATTAAAACCTTATGTTTTAAAAGAAAAGGAGGGTCTTGGCCTTATTAATGGCACACAAGCCATGTTATCTGTCGGCTCTTTAGCTCTATATGAAGCTCTAGAACTTTTTTTTAAAGCCAACAAAGTGGCCGCCCTTTCTTTTGAAGCTTTAAGAGGCAATGTCGATGAGTTAAATCCCTTAATCCATAAAGCAAGAAAACAAATAGGGCAGATTGAGTCCGCAAAAGATATATTAGGGCAGCTTCAAGGATCTTCACTTCTTTCAAAAAAAACAAAGCGAAGATTCCTTCAAGACCCTTACTCTTTAAGATGCGCCCCTCAAGTGCATGGCGCTTCTTTTGATTTCCTGAATTTTTGTAAAACAATTGTAGAAAGGGAATTAAATGCCTCAACAGACAACCCTCTTGTTTTCTCTAAAGAAGGCCTCATCCTAAGCGGCGGAAACTTTCATGGAGAGCCTTTGGCCATAAGCTTTGATACGGCAGCTATTGCAGTTTCAGAATTTGCAAGCATTTCGGAAAGAAGACTTGAGCTTTTACTAAATCCTCATTTTAGCGGCCTCACCCCTTTTCTTGCCATTAACCCGGGACTTGAGTCGGGATACATGGGGTTTCAGTATTTAAGCGCAAGTCTTGTTAATGAAAATAAAGTCTTAAGTTCCCCGGCAAGTGTAGACTCCATTCCCGGAAATGGCGGGATTGAAGACCATGTCTCTATGGGGATGACGAGTGCAAGAAAGCTTAAGCAAATTGTTTATAATGTCAAAGTCGCCCTCGTATTGGAGGCTATATCTGCCGCTCAAGCGATTACGCTTGGAAAGTTAAGCCATAAGCTTGGTAAAGGAACTAAAAAAACCTTTGATCTCATTCGAGAGGAAGTTACACCTTTAACAGGTGATAGAATTATTTCAGAAGATGTCCAAAAAGGACTTATCTTTATTAACAAATTATAA
- a CDS encoding 4a-hydroxytetrahydrobiopterin dehydratase gives MALAKKSCEPCNKNTPTLELEEQKIFLEGLDKEWKIKNGEYLERHYRFPDFKTALDFVKMIGDIAETENHHPDIFLTYGKVSLKIWTHKAQGLTKNDFYLAAKYDAVTP, from the coding sequence ATGGCTTTAGCAAAAAAATCCTGTGAACCCTGCAATAAGAACACTCCTACCTTAGAATTGGAGGAACAAAAAATCTTTTTAGAAGGTCTTGATAAGGAATGGAAAATCAAAAATGGCGAATACCTTGAAAGACACTATCGTTTTCCTGATTTTAAAACGGCCTTAGACTTTGTCAAAATGATTGGAGATATTGCAGAAACAGAAAACCATCATCCGGACATTTTTCTAACCTATGGCAAAGTGTCTCTAAAAATTTGGACTCATAAGGCCCAAGGGCTTACCAAAAACGACTTCTATCTGGCAGCTAAATATGACGCCGTAACCCCTTAA
- a CDS encoding class I SAM-dependent methyltransferase: MKSSSEETSWETSSDWYKKAVGEKGHYYHQALIIPNLLKMLQLEKTSSVLDLACGQGVLERAIPKECSYYGVDISPSLIKEADKKKLSREHTFLCQDASKPLPIKGREFTHAAIILALQNILDPGSVIKNASRHLSEKGSFILILNHPCFRIPRQSSWGVDLQNKKQYRRIDSYMSELSIPITTNPGKSNSPNTLSFHRPLSHYISLLSKNGFLIKEIEEWCSDKKSEGRSAKMEDRARKEIPLFIAIHAIKVS, from the coding sequence ATGAAATCCTCTTCAGAAGAAACTAGCTGGGAAACCTCAAGCGACTGGTACAAAAAAGCTGTTGGTGAAAAAGGGCATTACTACCATCAAGCCCTTATTATTCCTAACCTATTAAAAATGCTCCAGCTTGAAAAAACTTCATCGGTTTTGGATTTAGCTTGCGGACAAGGGGTTCTTGAAAGAGCCATCCCGAAAGAATGCTCTTATTACGGGGTTGATATTTCCCCTTCGCTTATCAAGGAAGCTGATAAGAAAAAGTTGAGCCGGGAGCATACTTTCCTTTGCCAGGACGCAAGCAAACCCTTGCCTATTAAAGGCAGGGAATTTACACATGCCGCCATCATTTTAGCTTTGCAAAATATTCTGGACCCGGGATCCGTGATAAAAAATGCTTCTAGACACCTCTCCGAAAAGGGATCTTTCATACTTATTTTAAATCATCCATGCTTTCGAATACCAAGGCAATCTTCTTGGGGTGTAGATCTTCAAAATAAAAAACAATATAGAAGAATCGATAGCTACATGTCAGAGTTATCAATTCCAATTACAACCAATCCTGGTAAAAGTAATTCTCCAAACACGCTTTCTTTTCATAGGCCTCTCTCTCATTATATAAGTTTGCTTTCCAAAAATGGATTTCTTATCAAAGAAATTGAAGAATGGTGCTCTGATAAAAAAAGTGAAGGGCGATCAGCTAAAATGGAAGATCGAGCACGTAAAGAAATCCCTCTATTTATAGCGATACATGCCATAAAAGTTTCTTAA
- a CDS encoding DUF423 domain-containing protein: MDLKQLAIAKPYLLVGAFFALTGVILGAFGSHGLKGKIEERFLDAFDVGVRYQLIHSLALILIAITLLFFPSGFFSYAALSIALGTFIFSFSLYVLALSKIGIFGAITPIGGLLLIAGWLLYLAGVFFDVPKGGL, from the coding sequence ATGGATCTCAAACAACTGGCAATCGCAAAACCTTATTTGCTTGTAGGAGCTTTTTTCGCCTTAACGGGTGTTATATTAGGAGCTTTTGGATCACATGGGCTGAAAGGAAAAATAGAAGAGCGGTTTTTAGATGCCTTTGATGTTGGCGTTCGCTATCAGCTTATTCATTCCTTGGCTTTAATTCTTATAGCAATAACATTGCTATTTTTTCCATCCGGTTTTTTCTCTTATGCAGCTTTGAGCATAGCGCTTGGAACCTTTATTTTTTCTTTTAGTTTGTATGTGCTCGCTTTATCAAAAATCGGAATTTTTGGAGCTATAACCCCAATTGGCGGCCTTCTACTTATAGCAGGCTGGCTTTTATACCTGGCAGGCGTTTTTTTTGATGTTCCAAAAGGAGGTTTATAG